Below is a genomic region from Campylobacter geochelonis.
TATAGGATTTCCCACATATATAGATGGAGCTTTTGGCACAAAAGGATTTTTTGCAGCCGGGAATGGATTAGGGATTTACCTCGGTATAGGACTGCTTATATCGATATTTTATTATTCTAATACTAAAAACAAATATTTATTTTTAGTATGCATTTTAAATATATGTGCTTTATCTTTAATAGGAACGAAAACTACATTTTTATTTTTAACAGCTGGACTTGTATTTTTATGCTTTTATTTTGACAATAAACTTTTATCTGTAATATTATCAATAATTATAATAATTTGTTTATTTGTTTTTAAAGACAGTATCGCGTCGTTATTATCAAAAATGTTTGATGTTGTATTGTTTAGATTCAATAATAGTGGATCTTTTTCCCATTTTCTACTGAGTTCGAGAGATAGTTATCTTATAGAAGCTTTCAAACATGTTAATTATGATGGCATGTATATAATACGTATATTTTTCGGTTTAGGTGCATATTACTCGTTTAGAAATTTCGATGATTATACTATTGGTATTGATATTTTAGAATCTGATGTTTCTGATATATTTTTCATGTACGGCATCAATATATTAGTTATATATTTATTTATAATGTGTTTTATTGTTAAATTTTTTATAATTAAAAAACAGTATTTATTAATGTTTGCATCAATCATGTTATTTGGACACTCTATCTTAGCTGGGCATGTGTTGTTTAATGGTATGTCTGGAATAATGATTCCACTGATTGTGATAATTGGAATATTTAGTAATAATACTAGAAAAAGGCTTAGTTTATGAAAAAAATAGTTTTTATACATATTTTAAATGATAGAAGTGGTAGCCCAAAAATTTTATCTCAGATTATTGATGTTTGCAACAAGAATGGCTATTTAACTGAGCTATTTACAAATACTCAAGAAGGAGGATTTCTAGACAATAAAGCTAAAGTATACAAACATATATTTTATAAAAGAAGTAATTTTAGAATTCTAACATTATTCTATTATATTCTATCTCAAATTATACTTTTTTTCAAATGCTTAAAATATAAAAATCAGGATGTAGTTTTTTATATTAATACAATGCTACCATTTGGTGCTGCTTTATCCGGTAGATTAATCAATAAAGAAATAATATATCATATACATGAAACTAGCCTAAAGCCAAAATTATTAAAATTATTTTTAAGATTTATTATAAAAAAAACAGCAAATAAAATTATTTTTGTGACAGAATATTTGAAGAATATTGAAAATTTTCAAAATAAAAATCAAAAAGTTATATATAACGCTATTCCTAAAATCAAATATACCTTAAACAATAAAATAAAAAAAAATAAATTTATAATATTGCTAATTTGCTCTTTGAAGACTTTTAAAGGAATACATGAATTTATAAAAATATCAGAAAATATGCTTGATGTTAAAGAAATAGAATTCCAACTTATTCTAAATGCCAACGAGAAAGAAATAAATGATTTTTTTTCAAAATGTATACTGCCAAATAATATTACTATTTTCTCTAGGCAAGATGATTTAAAAG
It encodes:
- a CDS encoding glycosyltransferase family 4 protein: MKKIVFIHILNDRSGSPKILSQIIDVCNKNGYLTELFTNTQEGGFLDNKAKVYKHIFYKRSNFRILTLFYYILSQIILFFKCLKYKNQDVVFYINTMLPFGAALSGRLINKEIIYHIHETSLKPKLLKLFLRFIIKKTANKIIFVTEYLKNIENFQNKNQKVIYNAIPKIKYTLNNKIKKNKFIILLICSLKTFKGIHEFIKISENMLDVKEIEFQLILNANEKEINDFFSKCILPNNITIFSRQDDLKEFYKSGSLLLNLSRPDECIETFGLTILEGMSYGLPAIVPNIGGPLEIIKDNVNGYAISCYEIAKISKKIRYLFENKEEYLKMSFNALSTVKDFSIEIFDKEILNILMDGEI
- a CDS encoding O-antigen ligase family protein, coding for MKINKYKNYIYFLFLLSPFVDSLSGYLILNNYLSEGSLATPSQIYRALVSIFSFLIILHSKKYFLYLLLFSLYFLLLETFIFLLHGSIYTYLIGLIYSYKIIYLFLLFFSIYVLLIKKYINYSFLLININICIALTSIILITSFVFNIGFPTYIDGAFGTKGFFAAGNGLGIYLGIGLLISIFYYSNTKNKYLFLVCILNICALSLIGTKTTFLFLTAGLVFLCFYFDNKLLSVILSIIIIICLFVFKDSIASLLSKMFDVVLFRFNNSGSFSHFLLSSRDSYLIEAFKHVNYDGMYIIRIFFGLGAYYSFRNFDDYTIGIDILESDVSDIFFMYGINILVIYLFIMCFIVKFFIIKKQYLLMFASIMLFGHSILAGHVLFNGMSGIMIPLIVIIGIFSNNTRKRLSL